A window of the Streptomyces finlayi genome harbors these coding sequences:
- a CDS encoding NAD(P)/FAD-dependent oxidoreductase, translating into MVDAHRTFVIVGGGLAGAKAAETLRAEGFSGRVILVGDERDHPYERPPLSKGYLAGKKERDSAFVHETAWYAGADVELHLGQPVTAIDRAARSVQLGDNTVIHYDKLLLATGAEPRRLDIPGTDLVGVHHLRRLAHADRLRNVLAALGRDNGHLVIAGAGWIGLEVASAARGYGAEVTVVEAEQTPLHQVIGPELGQLFTDLHSAHGVRFHFGARLTEITGQDGLVLAARTDDGEEHPAHDILAAIGAAPRSALAEAAGLAMADRAHGGGIAVDASLRTSDPHIFAAGDVAAVQHPLLGTRLRVEHWANALNAGPAAARAMLGQEVSYDRVPYFFSDQYDLGLEYSGWAPPGSYDQVVIRGDTGKREFIAFWLKDRKVLAGMNVNVWDVTETVQQLIRTGAQIDPDALADPSVPLESLL; encoded by the coding sequence GTGGTCGACGCACATCGCACGTTCGTCATCGTCGGCGGAGGACTGGCCGGAGCGAAGGCAGCGGAAACGCTCCGTGCCGAGGGCTTCAGCGGCCGGGTGATCCTGGTCGGCGATGAGCGGGACCATCCGTACGAACGGCCTCCGCTCTCCAAGGGCTATCTGGCCGGCAAGAAGGAACGGGACAGCGCCTTCGTCCACGAGACGGCCTGGTACGCCGGGGCCGACGTCGAACTCCACCTCGGCCAGCCCGTCACGGCCATCGACCGTGCCGCCCGCTCCGTACAGCTCGGTGACAACACCGTCATCCACTACGACAAGCTGCTGCTCGCCACCGGCGCCGAACCCCGCAGGCTCGACATCCCCGGTACGGACCTCGTCGGCGTCCACCACCTGCGCCGCCTCGCCCACGCCGACCGGCTGCGCAACGTCCTGGCCGCCCTCGGCCGGGACAACGGCCACCTGGTCATCGCCGGAGCCGGCTGGATCGGCCTGGAGGTCGCCTCCGCGGCCCGCGGCTACGGCGCCGAGGTCACGGTCGTCGAGGCCGAGCAGACCCCGCTGCACCAGGTCATCGGCCCCGAGCTCGGCCAGCTCTTCACCGACCTGCACAGCGCGCACGGCGTCCGCTTCCACTTCGGCGCCCGCCTCACCGAGATCACCGGCCAGGACGGCCTCGTCCTCGCGGCGCGCACCGACGACGGCGAGGAGCACCCCGCCCACGACATCCTCGCCGCGATCGGCGCCGCACCGCGCTCCGCGCTCGCCGAGGCGGCCGGGCTCGCCATGGCGGACCGGGCCCACGGCGGCGGCATCGCCGTCGACGCGTCGCTGCGCACCTCGGACCCGCACATCTTCGCCGCGGGCGACGTGGCCGCCGTGCAGCACCCGCTGCTCGGCACCCGGCTGCGGGTGGAGCACTGGGCGAACGCCCTGAACGCAGGCCCGGCAGCGGCCCGCGCGATGCTGGGCCAGGAGGTCTCCTACGACCGGGTGCCGTACTTCTTCTCCGACCAGTACGACCTCGGCCTGGAGTACTCGGGCTGGGCGCCGCCGGGCAGCTACGACCAGGTCGTCATCCGGGGCGACACGGGCAAGCGCGAGTTCATCGCCTTCTGGCTGAAGGACCGCAAGGTCCTGGCCGGGATGAACGTCAACGTCTGGGACGTGACCGAGACCGTCCAGCAGCTGATCAGGACCGGCGCGCAGATCGACCCCGACGCGCTCGCCGATCCGTCGGTGCCGCTGGAGTCCCTGCTCTGA
- a CDS encoding aminotransferase class IV family protein, whose translation MTTPAQSLYVEVNGHPATEDDLRVAAFFPYGHFTAMQVRGGKVRGLDLHLARLDAGNRELFGLPLDGEQVRGLIAHALEGAGTVDGSVRVQGLLPPGDTATTVLVTIRPPARTPAAPKSLMSVPYARAVPHIKRPGEFGQTYYGLLAARAGFDEALLTAPGGVVTEGAITNIGFWDGTSVVWPDAPALNGITMALLERGLGPEGSARRPVTLEDLGAYRSAFVTNSQGIAPVNRIDDGSFEVDEALMERLGKVYEDAAWDSV comes from the coding sequence ATGACAACTCCCGCGCAGTCGCTGTACGTCGAGGTCAACGGGCATCCGGCCACCGAGGACGACCTGCGCGTCGCCGCCTTCTTCCCCTACGGCCACTTCACGGCCATGCAGGTCAGGGGAGGGAAGGTACGTGGCCTGGATCTGCACCTCGCCCGCCTGGACGCCGGGAACCGGGAACTGTTCGGCCTGCCGCTGGACGGCGAGCAGGTACGGGGGCTGATCGCGCACGCGCTGGAGGGCGCCGGGACGGTGGACGGCTCGGTGCGGGTGCAAGGTCTCCTGCCGCCGGGCGATACGGCCACGACGGTGCTGGTGACGATACGGCCACCGGCGCGGACGCCCGCCGCCCCCAAGAGCCTGATGTCCGTCCCGTACGCCCGTGCGGTGCCGCACATCAAGCGACCCGGCGAGTTCGGCCAGACCTACTACGGACTGCTGGCGGCGCGGGCCGGCTTCGACGAGGCACTGCTGACGGCGCCCGGCGGTGTGGTGACGGAGGGGGCCATCACCAACATCGGTTTCTGGGACGGCACCTCGGTGGTCTGGCCGGACGCGCCCGCCCTGAACGGCATCACCATGGCACTCCTGGAGCGGGGTCTCGGCCCGGAGGGCTCGGCGCGGCGGCCGGTGACGCTGGAGGACCTGGGGGCCTACCGGTCGGCGTTCGTCACCAACTCGCAGGGCATCGCGCCGGTCAACCGGATCGACGACGGGTCCTTCGAGGTCGACGAGGCGCTGATGGAGCGGCTCGGGAAGGTGTACGAGGACGCCGCCTGGGACAGCGTCTGA
- a CDS encoding class F sortase, translated as MSQKARGAKGWLVGIAVLCGLWLIQNGADTLLVPPQPTAAESFAAGPQLQPGSPVADPMRPSEPVRIRIPGIEVDAPMTRLGLGKDGSLDVPPDGNRNVAGWFKDGTPPGAKGTAIVAGHVDNAQGPSVFYALGALKRGTLVEIDRKDGRTAVFSIDAIEVYDNEDFPDQRVYGESPHASLRLITCGGGFSEKTGYQGNVVAYAHLTEVR; from the coding sequence ATGTCCCAGAAGGCGCGGGGGGCCAAGGGCTGGCTGGTGGGCATCGCCGTGCTGTGCGGGCTCTGGCTGATCCAGAACGGGGCCGACACCCTGCTCGTGCCACCCCAGCCGACCGCCGCCGAGTCCTTCGCCGCCGGTCCCCAGCTCCAGCCCGGCTCCCCCGTCGCCGACCCGATGCGCCCGTCCGAACCGGTCCGCATCCGCATCCCCGGCATCGAGGTGGACGCGCCGATGACGCGGCTGGGGCTGGGCAAGGACGGCAGTCTCGACGTACCGCCGGACGGGAACCGCAACGTCGCCGGCTGGTTCAAGGACGGCACCCCGCCCGGCGCCAAAGGCACCGCGATCGTCGCCGGGCATGTCGACAACGCGCAGGGGCCGTCCGTCTTCTACGCCCTGGGGGCGCTGAAGCGGGGCACCCTGGTCGAGATCGACCGCAAGGACGGGCGCACGGCAGTCTTCTCGATCGACGCGATCGAGGTGTACGACAACGAGGACTTCCCCGACCAGCGGGTGTACGGCGAGTCGCCGCACGCCTCGCTGCGGCTGATCACCTGCGGGGGCGGATTCTCGGAGAAGACCGGCTACCAGGGCAACGTCGTGGCGTACGCGCATCTCACCGAGGTGCGCTGA
- the cutA gene encoding divalent-cation tolerance protein CutA — protein sequence MTEPAWLTVLTTTDSEEKARSLARSVVEARLAACAQISAPVTSVYRWENAIESTEEWQVLLKTTAERYDELEEHIEAVHDYDTPEIIAVPVVRGSARYLGWVTARTAPVVAP from the coding sequence ATGACCGAGCCGGCATGGCTGACCGTACTGACCACCACGGACAGCGAGGAGAAGGCACGGTCCCTCGCCCGGAGCGTCGTGGAGGCCAGGCTCGCCGCCTGCGCCCAGATCTCCGCGCCCGTCACCTCCGTCTACCGGTGGGAGAACGCCATCGAGTCCACCGAGGAGTGGCAGGTGCTGCTCAAGACGACGGCCGAGCGGTACGACGAACTGGAGGAGCACATCGAGGCGGTGCACGACTACGACACCCCGGAGATCATCGCGGTCCCCGTGGTCCGAGGCAGCGCCCGCTACCTCGGCTGGGTGACGGCCCGGACGGCACCCGTGGTGGCCCCGTGA
- a CDS encoding SanA/YdcF family protein, which translates to MPGWVGRLRQLRWPGRLRPSLPRGRRGRRLAVQGLMVACVVGLAPATWMHATADARVRTTADAPAQQVAVVFGAGLWRGRPSAYLAHRLDAAAELYRTGRVKVVLVTGDNSRVEYDEPDAMRTYLTGRGVPDGRIVSDYAGFDTWDSCVRAKKIFGVDRAVLVSQGFHIRRAIALCRTAGIDAYGVGVDAVHDATWYYGGTRELFASAKAALDVVFRPDPQFLGPREQGVTEALAAD; encoded by the coding sequence ATGCCCGGGTGGGTGGGACGGCTGAGGCAGCTTCGGTGGCCGGGACGGCTGAGGCCGTCGCTGCCGCGGGGCCGCCGTGGCCGGCGGCTGGCCGTGCAGGGGCTCATGGTGGCCTGTGTGGTGGGCCTCGCACCCGCCACCTGGATGCACGCCACGGCCGACGCGCGGGTGCGCACGACGGCCGACGCGCCCGCGCAGCAGGTCGCCGTGGTCTTCGGGGCCGGGCTGTGGCGAGGGAGGCCGTCGGCGTATCTCGCCCACCGGCTCGACGCCGCCGCCGAGCTGTACCGGACGGGCAGGGTGAAGGTCGTGCTGGTCACCGGGGACAACAGCCGGGTGGAGTACGACGAGCCGGACGCGATGCGGACGTATCTCACCGGGCGCGGGGTGCCGGACGGGCGGATCGTCAGCGACTACGCGGGCTTCGACACCTGGGACTCCTGCGTGCGGGCCAAGAAGATCTTCGGGGTCGACCGGGCGGTCCTGGTGAGCCAGGGCTTCCACATCCGGCGGGCGATCGCGCTGTGCCGCACCGCCGGGATCGACGCGTACGGGGTCGGGGTCGACGCCGTACACGACGCGACCTGGTACTACGGCGGGACGCGGGAGCTGTTCGCCTCGGCGAAGGCGGCGCTGGACGTCGTGTTCCGGCCTGATCCTCAGTTCCTGGGCCCCCGGGAGCAGGGCGTCACGGAGGCGCTGGCGGCGGACTGA
- a CDS encoding molybdopterin oxidoreductase family protein yields MARTETSTHCPYCALQCGMNLRPVTDGAVVEVVERTDFPVNRGALCGKGRTAPAVLSPAVRLTGPLVRNAASGELEPAGWDEALERIAEGLRGTRAAHGADAVGVFGGGGLTNEKAYTLGKFARVVLATSQIDYNGRFCMSSAAAAHQRAFGLDRGLPFPLEDIPRTGCVILVGSNLAETMPPALRYLTELRENGGKLIVIDPRRTRTAEQADLHLAPRPGTDLALALGMLHLVVADGRVDEEFIGSRTNGWDEARAGVMAHWPELVERITGVPVPQLREAVETFCEAETGMVLTARGPEQQAKGTDTVGAWINLCLATGRAGRPLSGYGCLTGQGNGQGGREHGQKADQLPGYRKLTDPAARRHVAGVWGVDPDSLPGPGRSAYELLDALGSQVKALLVMGSNPVVSAPRAGHVEERLRSLDFLAVADVVLSETAAMADVVLPVTQWAEESGTTTNLEGRVLLRQQAVTAPDGVRSDLEVLHGLAALLGHGKGFPTDPEEVFDELRRASAGGPADYAGITYERIVAEDGVFWPCPDEEHAGSPRLFLDRFATDDGRARFVPVTHRPAAEETDAEYPVVLTTGRVVSQYQSGAQTRRVAELNAAAPGPFVELHPRLAERIGVAEGDAVAVTSRRGRAVAPARITVAIRQDTVFMPFHWAGEGRANTLTNPALDPVSRMPEFKVCAVRVEPAS; encoded by the coding sequence ATGGCCCGCACCGAGACTTCCACCCACTGCCCGTACTGCGCCCTGCAGTGCGGGATGAATCTGCGACCGGTCACCGATGGCGCGGTGGTCGAGGTCGTGGAGCGTACCGATTTCCCCGTCAACCGGGGAGCGCTGTGCGGCAAGGGCCGGACCGCGCCCGCCGTGCTCTCCCCGGCGGTACGGCTGACCGGGCCGCTCGTACGGAACGCCGCGAGCGGCGAACTGGAGCCGGCCGGCTGGGACGAGGCGCTGGAGCGGATCGCCGAAGGGCTGCGCGGGACCCGGGCGGCGCACGGGGCCGACGCCGTCGGTGTGTTCGGCGGGGGCGGGCTGACCAACGAGAAGGCGTACACGCTCGGGAAGTTCGCCCGGGTCGTGCTCGCCACCTCCCAGATCGACTACAACGGCCGCTTCTGCATGTCGTCGGCGGCCGCCGCGCACCAGCGGGCCTTCGGCCTCGACCGCGGACTGCCCTTCCCCCTGGAGGACATCCCCCGCACCGGGTGCGTGATCCTCGTCGGGTCCAACCTCGCCGAGACGATGCCCCCCGCGCTGCGCTATCTCACCGAGCTGCGCGAGAACGGCGGCAAACTGATCGTCATCGACCCGCGCCGCACCAGGACCGCCGAGCAGGCGGATCTCCACCTGGCGCCCAGGCCCGGCACCGATCTGGCGCTCGCGCTGGGGATGCTGCATCTGGTGGTGGCCGACGGCCGGGTGGACGAGGAGTTCATCGGCTCCCGTACGAACGGCTGGGACGAGGCCAGGGCCGGGGTGATGGCGCACTGGCCAGAGCTGGTGGAGCGCATCACCGGGGTGCCGGTGCCGCAGCTGCGCGAGGCCGTGGAGACGTTCTGCGAGGCGGAAACCGGTATGGTGCTGACCGCCAGGGGGCCGGAGCAGCAGGCGAAGGGCACCGACACGGTCGGCGCCTGGATCAATCTCTGTCTGGCCACCGGCCGGGCCGGGCGCCCCCTGTCCGGATACGGCTGTCTGACCGGTCAGGGCAATGGGCAGGGCGGCCGCGAGCACGGCCAGAAGGCGGATCAGCTGCCCGGCTACCGCAAGCTCACCGACCCGGCGGCGCGCCGCCATGTGGCCGGGGTGTGGGGCGTGGACCCGGACTCGCTGCCGGGGCCGGGACGCAGCGCGTACGAGCTGCTCGACGCGCTGGGGTCGCAGGTGAAGGCGTTGCTGGTGATGGGGTCGAACCCGGTGGTCTCCGCACCGCGCGCCGGACACGTCGAGGAGCGGCTGCGGTCGCTGGACTTCCTGGCGGTCGCGGACGTCGTGCTGTCGGAGACGGCGGCCATGGCCGATGTGGTGCTGCCGGTGACGCAGTGGGCGGAGGAGAGCGGGACCACGACCAACCTGGAGGGCCGGGTGCTGCTGCGGCAGCAGGCGGTGACCGCCCCCGACGGCGTACGCAGCGACCTGGAGGTGCTGCACGGTCTGGCCGCGCTGCTGGGGCACGGCAAGGGCTTCCCGACCGACCCGGAAGAGGTCTTCGACGAGCTGCGGCGGGCCTCGGCGGGCGGGCCCGCGGACTACGCGGGCATCACCTACGAGCGGATCGTGGCGGAGGACGGGGTGTTCTGGCCCTGCCCGGACGAGGAGCACGCCGGTTCGCCGCGGCTGTTCCTGGACCGGTTCGCCACGGACGACGGGCGGGCGCGGTTCGTCCCGGTGACGCACCGGCCCGCGGCGGAGGAGACGGACGCGGAGTACCCGGTGGTGCTGACGACCGGGCGGGTCGTCTCGCAGTACCAGTCGGGGGCGCAGACCCGCCGGGTGGCGGAGCTGAACGCGGCGGCGCCCGGCCCGTTCGTGGAGCTGCACCCGAGGCTCGCGGAGCGCATCGGGGTGGCGGAGGGCGACGCGGTCGCGGTCACCTCGCGGCGGGGGCGGGCGGTGGCGCCCGCCCGGATCACCGTGGCGATCCGGCAGGACACCGTGTTCATGCCGTTCCACTGGGCGGGCGAGGGCCGGGCCAACACGCTGACGAATCCGGCCCTCGACCCGGTCTCGCGGATGCCGGAGTTCAAGGTGTGCGCGGTGCGGGTGGAGCCTGCCTCGTGA
- a CDS encoding sirohydrochlorin chelatase — translation MTAPAPEHPRELLPLDSTARLLTRITDQLGTQLSLVSLNGTRRPMHRTRQHARPAPVAGGTPAPTLVAVAHGSRDPRALRTVLELLDQVRELRPGLDVRLGHIELNQPLLPATLAAAGDGDAVLVPLLLSRGHHVKHDLPAAAAAAPALRSRIAAPLGPHPLLVEALHGRLLETGWDPEGGTSRSTAVVLAAAGSRDPDAATDTRRTARMLSDRLGGIPVVPAYASAAAPTVPAAVRGLAARGRHRIAIASYFTAPGRFATAAAAVAPGAAAAPLGAHPAMARLLLHRYDQAAGHGSPVTERLLASA, via the coding sequence ATGACGGCGCCGGCACCGGAACATCCCCGTGAGCTCCTGCCCCTCGACAGCACCGCGCGACTCCTGACCCGCATCACCGACCAACTCGGAACCCAGCTCAGCCTCGTCTCCCTGAACGGAACCCGCAGGCCTATGCACCGCACCCGGCAGCACGCCCGACCGGCCCCCGTGGCCGGCGGCACACCCGCCCCCACGCTGGTCGCCGTCGCGCACGGCAGCCGGGACCCCCGGGCCCTGCGCACCGTCCTGGAACTCCTCGACCAGGTCAGAGAGCTCCGCCCCGGCCTCGACGTCCGCCTCGGCCACATCGAGCTGAACCAGCCCCTCCTGCCCGCGACCCTGGCCGCCGCGGGCGACGGCGACGCCGTCCTCGTACCGCTGCTCCTGAGCCGCGGCCACCACGTCAAACACGACCTGCCCGCCGCGGCCGCCGCCGCACCCGCCCTGCGGAGCCGGATCGCCGCACCGCTCGGCCCGCACCCCCTGCTCGTCGAGGCACTGCACGGGCGCCTCCTCGAAACCGGCTGGGACCCGGAGGGCGGGACGAGCCGCAGCACCGCGGTCGTCCTCGCCGCCGCCGGTTCGCGCGACCCCGACGCCGCCACCGACACCCGCCGCACCGCCCGGATGCTCAGCGACCGGCTCGGCGGCATACCCGTAGTGCCCGCCTACGCCTCGGCCGCCGCGCCCACCGTCCCGGCCGCCGTACGCGGCCTCGCCGCCCGGGGCCGCCACCGGATCGCCATCGCCTCGTACTTCACCGCACCCGGCCGCTTCGCCACCGCGGCGGCCGCCGTCGCACCGGGAGCCGCGGCCGCCCCGCTCGGCGCGCACCCGGCGATGGCACGGCTGCTCCTGCACCGGTACGACCAGGCGGCCGGACACGGATCCCCGGTGACCGAGCGGCTCCTCGCGTCCGCCTGA
- a CDS encoding deoxyguanosinetriphosphate triphosphohydrolase, whose amino-acid sequence MDGTHGSHDTHTAGYGTRDTERWDTEPDKRPGRTAFQRDRARVLHSAALRRLAGKTQVVTPGTRSRAWDASPRTRLTHSLECAQVGRELGAALGCDPDLVETACLSHDMGHPPFGHNGEQALNDFASDCGGFEGNAQSLRLLTRLEPKRFVRDPRSGELVSVGLNLTRAALDAATKYPWPRGGHPTDPGSPKFGVYEDDLPVFQWVREDAPRDRICFEAQVMDWADDVAYSVHDFEDGLHAGHIDPNCLFAEPERREIWAVAIGRYVPADTDPQELAEALDRLVDQEWWPHGYDGSAVAQARLKDTTSQLIGRFCQAAETATFAHHGPGRLSRYAAELVVPREARNECAVLKAVADRYVMQRAEQEVIRAEQRIVIAELAAALTARAPEGLEPQFRAQYETAPDDRARKRVLVDQIAALTDASALSLHMTLTPHPS is encoded by the coding sequence ATGGACGGTACGCACGGCAGCCACGACACACACACAGCCGGATACGGGACCCGGGACACCGAGCGCTGGGACACCGAGCCCGACAAACGGCCCGGACGCACCGCGTTCCAGCGCGACCGCGCCCGCGTGCTCCACTCGGCGGCCCTGCGCAGGCTCGCCGGCAAGACCCAGGTGGTCACCCCCGGCACCCGGAGCCGCGCCTGGGACGCCAGCCCCCGGACCCGGCTCACGCACTCCCTGGAGTGCGCCCAGGTCGGCCGGGAACTGGGCGCCGCGCTGGGCTGCGACCCCGATCTGGTGGAGACGGCGTGCCTCTCCCACGACATGGGCCACCCCCCGTTCGGACACAACGGGGAGCAGGCACTCAACGACTTCGCGTCGGACTGCGGCGGCTTCGAGGGCAACGCCCAGTCGCTGCGCCTGCTGACCCGCCTCGAACCCAAGCGCTTCGTACGCGACCCCCGCAGCGGCGAACTCGTCAGCGTCGGGCTCAATCTGACCCGTGCCGCCCTGGACGCCGCCACGAAGTACCCGTGGCCGCGCGGCGGCCACCCCACCGACCCCGGCTCCCCGAAATTCGGGGTGTACGAGGACGACCTCCCGGTCTTCCAGTGGGTCCGCGAGGACGCCCCGCGCGACCGGATCTGCTTCGAGGCCCAGGTCATGGACTGGGCCGACGACGTCGCCTACTCGGTGCACGACTTCGAGGACGGGCTGCACGCCGGACACATCGACCCGAACTGTCTCTTCGCCGAGCCGGAGCGCCGCGAGATCTGGGCCGTCGCCATCGGCCGGTACGTACCGGCCGACACCGACCCCCAAGAGCTCGCCGAGGCGCTCGACCGACTCGTCGACCAGGAGTGGTGGCCGCACGGCTACGACGGCTCGGCCGTCGCGCAGGCCCGGCTGAAGGACACGACGAGCCAGCTCATCGGCCGGTTCTGCCAGGCCGCCGAGACCGCCACGTTCGCGCACCACGGCCCCGGGCGGCTCAGCCGGTACGCGGCGGAGCTCGTCGTCCCCCGCGAGGCGCGCAACGAGTGCGCGGTGCTCAAGGCCGTCGCCGACCGTTATGTGATGCAGCGCGCCGAGCAGGAGGTCATCCGCGCCGAACAGCGCATCGTCATCGCGGAGCTGGCCGCCGCGCTCACCGCCCGAGCGCCGGAAGGACTCGAACCCCAGTTCCGCGCGCAGTACGAGACCGCGCCGGACGACCGCGCGCGCAAGAGGGTCCTGGTGGACCAGATCGCCGCCCTCACCGACGCCTCCGCCCTGTCCCTGCACATGACCCTGACCCCGCACCCGTCCTGA
- a CDS encoding gamma-glutamylcyclotransferase family protein, with protein MTAAPAAEPPFFVYGTLLPGQRNHDRFLLGRTARERPALLPGALLYEGPGYPYAIEGHGTVHGALVVPAPGAYGELLGLLDRLEQYVAPGHPRNLYERVAREVRAATAPTPTTATTPATAPATTPAPTTAWVYFAAAAVTRSLRTGGTEIPGGNWLTRQAPPAPRTP; from the coding sequence GTGACCGCTGCTCCGGCCGCGGAACCGCCCTTCTTCGTCTACGGCACGCTGCTGCCGGGACAGCGGAACCACGACCGGTTCCTCCTGGGCCGCACGGCCCGGGAGCGGCCCGCCCTGCTGCCGGGCGCGCTCCTCTACGAGGGACCCGGATACCCGTACGCCATCGAGGGCCACGGCACGGTGCACGGCGCCCTCGTCGTCCCGGCGCCCGGTGCGTACGGGGAACTGCTCGGGCTGCTCGACCGGCTGGAGCAGTACGTGGCTCCGGGCCACCCGCGCAATCTGTACGAGCGGGTGGCCCGCGAGGTCCGGGCGGCCACGGCCCCGACCCCGACCACGGCCACGACCCCGGCCACGGCCCCGGCCACGACCCCGGCCCCGACCACCGCCTGGGTCTACTTCGCGGCCGCCGCGGTCACCCGCTCGCTGCGCACGGGCGGCACCGAGATCCCGGGCGGAAACTGGCTCACGAGGCAGGCTCCACCCGCACCGCGCACACCTTGA
- a CDS encoding NADPH-dependent FMN reductase, translating into MDLIASASASVSTAAPAPLKVAVILGSNRDGRFGPVVADWFLSRAAGHPDIETDLIDVGELDLPFALSYSPDSAVQAQLARVSPRLADAEAFVVLTPEYNHSYPAPLKNLIDWHRAEWQAKPVAFVSYGGVSGGLRAVEHLRQVFAELHAVTMRDTVSFHNAGAHFDDAGRHKDPAVPDAAAKSMLDQLVWWGNALRDAKRRRPYGV; encoded by the coding sequence ATGGACCTCATCGCTTCGGCATCCGCATCCGTATCCACCGCCGCTCCCGCCCCCCTGAAGGTGGCGGTCATCCTCGGCAGCAACCGTGACGGGCGCTTCGGCCCCGTCGTCGCCGACTGGTTCCTCTCCCGGGCGGCCGGCCACCCGGACATCGAGACCGACCTGATCGATGTCGGCGAGCTCGACCTCCCGTTCGCACTCTCCTACAGTCCGGACAGCGCCGTGCAGGCTCAACTGGCCCGCGTCTCACCCCGGCTGGCCGACGCCGAGGCCTTCGTCGTCCTCACCCCCGAGTACAACCACTCCTACCCGGCCCCGCTCAAGAACCTCATCGACTGGCACCGCGCCGAATGGCAGGCCAAACCGGTCGCCTTCGTCTCGTACGGAGGGGTCTCCGGCGGTCTCCGGGCCGTCGAACATCTCCGCCAGGTCTTCGCCGAACTGCACGCCGTCACGATGCGCGACACCGTCTCCTTCCACAACGCGGGCGCCCACTTCGACGACGCGGGCCGCCACAAGGACCCCGCGGTCCCCGACGCGGCGGCCAAGTCGATGCTCGACCAGCTGGTCTGGTGGGGCAACGCGCTACGCGACGCCAAGAGGCGCCGGCCGTACGGCGTCTGA
- a CDS encoding DUF5990 family protein, which translates to MQIHIEASALPGRACGPDSDFPGYENIHVGVQRKDRPGELLGLHPGDAPSATWTLDCVSTPTEEGVEVTGPYVQNRLGGRFVYLSWGTVDDSGVFSMFRRAKLMFSDIDPAVLDAAVRSGHLTARLPLTDAKGQPLCGRLRAPVVEWTATGGA; encoded by the coding sequence ATGCAGATCCATATCGAGGCCTCCGCACTCCCGGGCCGCGCCTGCGGGCCGGACTCCGATTTCCCCGGCTACGAGAACATCCACGTGGGCGTGCAGCGCAAGGACCGGCCCGGTGAGCTGCTCGGGCTGCACCCGGGAGACGCACCCTCCGCCACCTGGACACTGGACTGCGTCAGCACGCCGACGGAGGAGGGCGTGGAGGTGACGGGGCCGTACGTGCAGAACCGGCTCGGCGGGCGGTTCGTGTATCTGTCCTGGGGCACGGTGGACGACTCCGGGGTGTTCTCCATGTTCCGGCGGGCCAAGCTGATGTTCAGCGATATCGACCCGGCCGTCCTCGACGCGGCCGTACGGAGTGGGCATCTCACCGCGCGGCTCCCGCTGACCGACGCGAAGGGTCAGCCCCTGTGCGGCCGGCTGCGCGCGCCGGTCGTCGAGTGGACTGCCACGGGCGGGGCCTGA